From Apis mellifera strain DH4 linkage group LG5, Amel_HAv3.1, whole genome shotgun sequence, the proteins below share one genomic window:
- the LOC726841 gene encoding focadhesin: MNEIEYKLESTNPVLISHATSKLFESIKKKKCDRETDHISKIAEFKLLLSKRDSTNVTLSISACQALIALVENGLWDINEALSTFTSSISSIKNYMVATTTISHLLTLDLKRDSKNKIMYPFTLHTPQHPFISILIRDKRSWQTILSQITFIVNHQDYRVKENSIKMLRPVFLYILCNPLLDSMDCCMQQVWQLLIKSKYDTNVQTEVLLWLCTTESHSCVNTNYRILELAEKALSEKNKEYCTALLPMIASLIIQLLKQDSDPRSNFDVILSIIDYCDNHIGNLMLILMAEVITLCPAIYLYNALQICMMITKKMSYDDIFFSTLKASLLKWMAYPSVLCSEALDLAKDLANKIFIKTDLTCNVETIFSNRLFTVFSHSDSYIQFYSELVMHCSIILNSSDILSWLRNISHVPIHLKDKCKLLISGLLLQSNEPLIVELCCNILVDISRETNSFGSHVLSLILHKLTKCKSSTETKCLLMVIPELVSTKENVPIINHTLNMLLNGDKQLKYFIIELYLKTLKREPRCYRFVSAAIIQLMKNDYSWYSDTTCARAMKYICENYPEHGENLVPLLSQILNRSTNMNGGTASALALGCISILCKASVIDICSTWRVLAPKMEKEKRPIVLESLCELFADAAFYTPSQGLEEYDRLINNIVSKLWTYTTSNDVKVINSALKALTSYRLEQLSLKTLPLEFRCNLVLPAAYAKTPIDAVKKPEDILPYIPGICWIQMLESINKTALPTAGNLLISFVTEEVNSFRSGIYAWPQGEPQNFKYLPEKSVIRAIGEYLRKSNKIDSNNHRIITECLRIFAHKYPKPLPNINWNFLKNMLDLSNETKRYTLSIACHHATISLSAKSFIENYLSMYKTINDMDFNWENNEHSVLYSNLEDLCQAVQPNVIKPFLDITLKHVIEKMDVGNKNSIELFHSIMYSYAQTLKNPEVCHANSTLLSTILEELLDKIDLTCDQFYSYFAAALELPMKHLERMTSPKVWWETIPGKLKNAIAIRAELVLKKHSSEASLTWLNEIIDETIASTFSVQTYFLKVIRNVLINMQFERSSLNWILDLITQVQGFFMESQQNHFDKIQFYCDILFVSIISLSGIDSMLMKEDLLIKSQNIKIKLFPQALTIIFERQDWKHAIPQMMEWLNYMRMSNISSSYKSTFHRALICLRHNSYYKDVWTKYLSIKTEIDI, translated from the exons ATGAacgaaatagaatataaattagaatctaCGAATCCTGTTTTAATATCACAC GCAACGTCTAAACTCTTCGAAtccataaagaaaaaaaaatgtgatcgAGAAACGGATCATATCTCAAAG ATAgctgaatttaaattgttactaTCGAAGCGAGATAGTACAAATGTCACGCTAAGCATATCAGCTTGTCAAGCTTTGATTGCTTTGGTCGAAAATGGATTATGGGATATTAACGAGGCATTATCTACCTTTACCTCGAGCATCTCCTccataaa aaattacatGGTTGCTACTACAACAATAAGTCATTTATTGACACTGGATTTAAAACgcgattcaaaaaataaaattatgtatccATTTACTTTACACACGCCACAACATCCGTTTATAAGCATTTTAATTCGAGATAAACGTAGCTGGCAGACTATATTGAgtcaaataacatttattgtgAATCATCAAGATTATAG agttaaagaaaatagtataaaaatgcTACGtcctgtatttttatatattttatgcaatcCTTTGTTGGACTCGATGGATTGTTGCATGCAACAAGTCTggcaattgttaattaaatcgaaatacgATACAAATGTACAGACAGAAGTATTACTTTGGTTGTGCACGACAGAAAGTCATTCTTgtgtaaatacaaattatagaattttagaacTTGCTGAGAAAGctttatcagaaaaaaataaagaatattgtaCCGCTTTACTGCCAATGATCGCATCTttgattatacaattattaaaacaggATTCTGATCCAAGATCGAATTTCGATgttatattaagtattatagattattgtgATAACCATATTGGAAATCTTATGTTGATATTAATGGCAGAAGTAATCACTTTATGTCCGGCCATTTACTTGTACAATGCTCTGCAAATAT GTATGATGATAACAAAGAAAATGTCTtatgatgatatattttttagcacTTTGAAGGCATCTCTGTTGAAATGGATGGCATATCCATCCGTGCTGTGTTCCGAGGCATTAGATTTAGCAAAGGATTTAGCcaacaaaatattcataaaaacgGATTTAACCTGTAACGTGGAGACGATATTTTCAAACAGACTTTTTACAGTATTTAGTCATTCCgattcatatattcaattctACTCAGAACTGGTGATGCattgttcaattattttgaattcgaGTGATATTTTATCCTGGTTAAGAAACATATCACATGTACCTATTCATTTAAAAgacaaatgtaaattattgatatctgGTCTTCTTTTACAATCAAACGAACCTTTAATAGTTGAATTATGTTGTAATATACTGGTTGACATCAGCAGAGAGACAAATAGTTTTGGCTCGCACGTGCTTTCTTTGATACTGCACAAATTAACCAAATGTAAAAGTAGTACAGAAACAAAATGTTTGCTGATGGTCATACCTGAGCTTGTAAGTACAAAAGAAAATGTcccaattataaatcatacatTGAACATGTTGTTGAACGGTGacaaacaattgaaatattttataatcgaattGTATCTTAAAACATTGAAAAGAGAGCCAAGATGTTATAGATTCGTTTCTGCTGCGATAATACAATTGATGAAAAACGATTATTCTTGGTATTCAGATACAACCTGCGCCAGAGCTATGAagtatatttgtgaaaattatccCGAACACGGGGAAAATTTGGTACCATTGTTATCGCAAATATTAAATCGTTCGACGAACATGAATGGTGGAACTGCGAGTGCGCTAGCACTTGGATGCATTTCTATACTTTGCAAGGCGTCCGTAATAGACATTTGTTCAACATGGAGAGTACTAGCTCCGAAAATGGAGAAGGAGAAGCGTCCTATTGTTTTGGAAAGCTTATGTGAATTATTTGCCGACGCTGCATTTTATACACCCTCGCAGGGCCTTGAAGAATACGATCGATTGATCAATAATATCGTATCGAAATTGTGGACATACACAACATCTAACGATGTAAAAGTAATCAACTCTGCACTTAAAGCCCTAACCTCATATCGTTTGGAGCAATTATCTTTGAAAACACTGCCGCTGGAATTTAGATGCAATCTCGTATTACCGGCAGCATATGCGAAAACTCCAATCGACGCGGTTAAAAAACCAGAGGATATACTTCCTTATATACCTGGTATTTGTTGGATACAAATGCttgaaagtataaataaaactgcTTTACCAACAGCtggaaatcttttaatatcgtttGTTACGGAAGAAGTGAATAGTTTTCGATCTGGCATTTACGCTTGGCCCCAAGGAGAGCCGCAAAACTTCAAGTATTTGCCAGAAAAAAGCGTAATCAGAGCGATTGGTGAATATTTGAggaaatctaataaaattgattcaaataatCATCGTATTATTACGGAATGTTTACGAATATTTGCTCACAAATATCCGAAACCATTGCCCaatattaattggaattttctAAAGAACATGCTTGATCTATCAAACGAAACAAAACGATATACGCTTTCTATCGCATGCCACCATGCAACCATATCTTTATCTGCTAAATCTTTTATAGAGAATTATCTATCGATGTATAAAACGATAAACGATATGGATTTTAATTGGGAAAACAATGAACACTCTGTGTTATATTCGAATCTCGAAGATTTGTGTCAAGCTGTACAACCAAATGTCATTAAACCGTTTTTAGATATAACGTTGAAAcatgtaattgaaaaaatggatgtcggtaataaaaattcgatagaaTTGTTCCACTCTATTATGTATTCGTATGCTCAAACGTTGAAAAATCCAGAAGTATGTCATGCTAATTCTACGTTACTTTCTACGATATTAGAGGAACTTTTGGACAAAATAGATTTAACGTGCGATcagttttattcttatttcgcAGCAGCATTGGAATTACCAATGAAACATTTAGAAAGAATGACATCTCCTAAAGTATGGTGGGAAACAATACCaggtaaattgaaaaatgcaaTCGCGATCAGAGCTGAATTGGTTTTAAAGAAACATAGCTCCGAAGCTTCTTTAACATGGTTGAACGAAATCATCGATGAAACGATTGCTTCTACATTTAG cGTGCAAACATATTTCCTAAAAGTTATACGAAATGTGTTGATCAATATGCAATTTGAAAGATCCAGTTTAAATTGGATTCTCGATCTTATAACACAAGTTCAAGGATTTTTTATGGAATCACAGcaaaatcattttgataaaatacaattctattgtgatattttatttgtatctatTATTAGTTTATCTGGAATAGATTCCATGTTAATGaaagaagatttattaattaaatcgcaaaacattaaaataaaattatttcctcaagctctaacaattatttttgaaagacaGGATTGGAAGCATGCAATTCCACAG ATGATGGAATGGTTAAATTACATGAGAATGAGTAATATTTCTAGTTCGTATAAATCCACATTTCATCGagcattaatttgtttaagacATAATTCCTATTACAAAGATGTATGgactaaatatttatcgattaaaacaGAGATCGATATTTAA
- the LOC552842 gene encoding uncharacterized protein C1orf43 homolog isoform X1 encodes MTEELSGVTIVIFIAAGVLTILLLFIFAKRQIMRFALRSRRGPHIPIGHDARKSLKKEIERRIEVIPKIQYEPQLIGDPRLILTPRGHVPPHYYRLKAVDDVKTLEAEITKYDNCLRRHPSENLRAYLLATLATPLNGSGQRLIHQFCDLYEHARHDPTEFGDEEYQVYTRLFLKLMDAARLLKSYPSSRKSSPSRTPIKKNVETKRNILEPKMKLPEDQTLTGSRPNTLTVMMLDNNETSV; translated from the exons ATGACTGAAGAACTCTCTGGTGTCACAATAGTGATATTTATTGCGGCCGGagttttaacaatattattattattcatatttgcaAAACGACAAATAATGAGATTCGCGTTACGATCACGTCGTGGTCCTCACATTCCTATTGGACATGATGCAAGGAAG tcattgaagaaagaaattgaaagacgGATAGAAGTAATACCAAAAATTCAATACGAGCCACAACTTATTGGTGATCCAAGACTTATTTTAACTCCTCGAGGACATGTTCCACCgcattattatagattaaaagCAGTGGATGATGTTAAAACTTTag AAGCTGAAATTACCAAATATGATAATTGTTTAAGGAGGCATCCATCTGAGAATTTACGAGCATATTTACTTGCCACATTAGCAACTCCATTAAATGGAAGTGGACAAAGATTAATTCATCAATTCTGTGATTTATATGAACATGCACGACATGATCCAACTGAATTTGGAGATGAGGAATATCAAGTATATACccgtttatttcttaaattaatggaTGC GGCCCGTTTGTTAAAATCGTATCCGAGCAGTAGAAAATCTAGTCCAAGCCGTACacctataaagaaaaatgttgagacgaaaagaaatatattagaacctaaaatgaaattaccCGAAGATCAAACATTGACTGGTTCACGACCAAACACATTAACAGTAATGATGCTGGATAATAATGAAACATCTGTTTAG
- the LOC552842 gene encoding uncharacterized protein C1orf43 homolog isoform X2 encodes MTEELSGVTIVIFIAAGVLTILLLFIFAKRQIMRFALRSRRGPHIPIGHDARKSLKKEIERRIEVIPKIQYEPQLIGDPRLILTPRGHVPPHYYRLKAVDDVKTLGNLSLYIRRHPSENLRAYLLATLATPLNGSGQRLIHQFCDLYEHARHDPTEFGDEEYQVYTRLFLKLMDAARLLKSYPSSRKSSPSRTPIKKNVETKRNILEPKMKLPEDQTLTGSRPNTLTVMMLDNNETSV; translated from the exons ATGACTGAAGAACTCTCTGGTGTCACAATAGTGATATTTATTGCGGCCGGagttttaacaatattattattattcatatttgcaAAACGACAAATAATGAGATTCGCGTTACGATCACGTCGTGGTCCTCACATTCCTATTGGACATGATGCAAGGAAG tcattgaagaaagaaattgaaagacgGATAGAAGTAATACCAAAAATTCAATACGAGCCACAACTTATTGGTGATCCAAGACTTATTTTAACTCCTCGAGGACATGTTCCACCgcattattatagattaaaagCAGTGGATGATGTTAAAACTTTaggtaatttatcattatatattag GAGGCATCCATCTGAGAATTTACGAGCATATTTACTTGCCACATTAGCAACTCCATTAAATGGAAGTGGACAAAGATTAATTCATCAATTCTGTGATTTATATGAACATGCACGACATGATCCAACTGAATTTGGAGATGAGGAATATCAAGTATATACccgtttatttcttaaattaatggaTGC GGCCCGTTTGTTAAAATCGTATCCGAGCAGTAGAAAATCTAGTCCAAGCCGTACacctataaagaaaaatgttgagacgaaaagaaatatattagaacctaaaatgaaattaccCGAAGATCAAACATTGACTGGTTCACGACCAAACACATTAACAGTAATGATGCTGGATAATAATGAAACATCTGTTTAG
- the LOC107964403 gene encoding uncharacterized protein LOC107964403, with protein sequence MNGENFLKNYELSQDSTEKLKIIKEKLKEDINQADPWWQVVNRKKAEITYMNEEETLNESNENENCSDIITETSDQLLSTQFYFTQFDKSVHKNTKQEHVPKFDLTEYLLEGLECPNGKLDLSQLENLTDIEFIEIICNLEKKLSTLGIYNLCYTMNNMTLEQRMKYAEILHTHLLLPKIIALKEPTRSLVSVLIECTKKFPDDIQKLIFIPLLNIDLIDTTIIIAIINAFEFERYSVLITDYLTNVKELKLWHISFLQTLISTKIDISMNNKLIQLLHEKATDFSKDKNFGKFILSFIKLNIKFSNEQIHLLWEIGNINQTLFKKPVQNILKSMLSL encoded by the exons atgaatggggaaaattttttaaaaaattatgaactaTCTCAAGATTCTACggaaaaacttaaaataattaaagaaaaattaaaagaagatataaatcAGGCTGATCCTTGGTGGCAAGTTGTAAATAGAAAg AAAGCAGAAATAACATATATGAATGAAGAAGAAACCTTGAATGAGAGTaatgagaatgaaaattgtaGTGATATTATAACTGAGACATCAGATCAACTTTTATCcacgcaattttattttacacaatttGACAAATCCGTTCACAAAAATACTAAACAAGAACATGTACCAAAATTTGATCTAACAGAATATCTTTTGGAAGGATTAGAGTGTCCTAATGGAAAATTGGATTTAAgtcaattagaaaatttaacagatatagaatttatagaaataatttgtaatttggaaaaaaaattgagtacATTgggtatatataatttatgttataccATGAATAATATGACATTGGAACAACGTATGAAATATGCAGAAATACTTCATActcatttattattaccaaag attattgcTTTAAAAGAACCTACAAGATCACTTGTATCTGTTTTAATAGAGTGTACTAAAAAATTTCCAGATGATattcagaaattaatttttattcctctcttaaatattgatttaatagatacaacaattattattgctataatAAATGCTTTCGAATTTGAAAGGTATAGTGTTCTTATAAc GGATTATTTAACGAAtgtgaaagaattaaaattatggcatatttcttttttacaaacttTAATTTCTACCAAAATAGATATTTCCATGAATAACAaacttatacaattattacatgAAAAAGCAACTGATTTTagcaaagataaaaattttggaaagtttatattatcatttataaaattaaatattaaattttctaatgaaCAAATACATTTACTATGGGAAAtaggaaatattaatcaaacattatttaaaaaacctgtacaaaatatattaaaatctatgttatccttgtaa
- the Imd gene encoding immune deficiency isoform X1: MSILSNLSRRFHMLTTDAKPDPPRIPIKGYTHNLESINDETKKSSTATESQFTRNNITSEKSDAIPVTGVNYPTKEQHLNDTKSSVHDSKEHGRPNIKTKKKPKQHKSSKGSHVINYNIINSSDVKIGSRTSYICNINQFSKNKVEEDVKSKTRQMPIEVERLCTCSDEITLDDIFTIKTYIGHGWKDVARKLLYLDGQIEQFEENYKYRGISEVIYQIFLDWKQANTKDAEIGKLINILWTCKEYDCAEQLVSVRKNLM, translated from the exons atgtcaATACTTTCGAATTTATCTCGTCGTTTTCACATGTTAACGACCGATGCAAAACCTGATCCACCGCGAATACCGATTAAAGGATATACGCACAATTTAGAATCAATAAACGATGAAACAAAGAAATCCAGTACTGCTACAGAATCTCAATTTAcacgaaataatataacatccGAAAAGAGCGATGCAATACCTGTCACGGGCGTTAATTATCCTACCAAAGAACAACATCTGAATGATACAAAAAGTTCTGTACATGATTCAAAAGAACATGGAAGGCCgaatattaaaacgaaaaaaaaaccaaagcAACATAAATCTT caaAGGGATCACatgtcataaattataatataattaattcgagtGATGTGAAAATTGGTTCGAGAACcagttatatttgtaatattaatcaattttctaagAATAAGGTTGAAGAAGACGTAAAATCGAAAACCCGCCAAATGCCAATAGAAGTAGAACGTTTATGTACTTGCAGTGATGAAATTACTTTAGatgatatatttactattaagACTTATATTGGACATGGTTGGAAAGATGTCGCTAGAAAATTACTATATTTGGATGGTCAAATTGaacaattcgaagaaaattataaatacagagGCATAAGTGaa GTAAtctatcaaatatttctcgattggAAACAAGCTAATACAAAAGATGCAGAAATcggtaaattgataaatatattatggacATGCAAAGAATACGATTGTGCGGAACAATTGGTATCCGTTCGCAAAAATTTGATGTAA
- the Imd gene encoding immune deficiency (The RefSeq protein has 1 substitution compared to this genomic sequence): protein MSILSNLSRRFHMLTTDAKPDPPRIPIKGYTHNLESINDETKKSSTATESQFTRNNITSEKSDAIPVTGVNYPTKEQHLNDTKSSVHDSKEHGRPNIKTKKKPKQHKSSKGSHVINYNIINSSDVKIGSRTSYICNINQFSKNKVEEDVKSKTRQMPIEVERLCTCSDEITLDDIFTIKTYIGHGWKDVARKLLYLDGQIEQFEENYKYRGISEVIYQIFLDWKQANTKDAKIGKLINILWTCKEYDCAEQLVSVRKNLM, encoded by the exons atgtcaATACTTTCGAATTTATCTCGTCGTTTTCACATGTTAACGACCGATGCAAAACCTGATCCACCGCGAATACCGATTAAAGGATATACGCACAATTTAGAATCAATAAACGATGAAACAAAGAAATCCAGTACTGCTACAGAATCTCAATTTAcacgaaataatataacatccGAAAAGAGCGATGCAATACCTGTCACGGGCGTTAATTATCCTACCAAAGAACAACATCTGAATGATACAAAAAGTTCTGTACATGATTCAAAAGAACATGGAAGGCCgaatattaaaacgaaaaaaaaaccaaagcAACATAAATCTT caaAGGGATCACatgtcataaattataatataattaattcgagtGATGTGAAAATTGGTTCGAGAACcagttatatttgtaatattaatcaattttctaagAATAAGGTTGAAGAAGACGTAAAATCGAAAACCCGCCAAATGCCAATAGAAGTAGAACGTTTATGTACTTGCAGTGATGAAATTACTTTAGatgatatatttactattaagACTTATATTGGACATGGTTGGAAAGATGTCGCTAGAAAATTACTATATTTGGATGGTCAAATTGaacaattcgaagaaaattataaatacagagGCATAAGTGaa GTAAtctatcaaatatttctcgattggAAACAAGCTAATACAAAAGATGCAGAAATcggtaaattgataaatatattatggacATGCAAAGAATACGATTGTGCGGAACAATTGGTATCCGTTCGCAAAAATTTGATGTAA
- the Imd gene encoding immune deficiency isoform X2, whose product MSILSNLSRRFHMLTTDAKPDPPRIPIKGYTHNLESINDETKKSSTATESQFTRNNITSEKSDAIPVTGVNYPTKEQHLNDTKSSVHDSKEHGRPNIKTKKKPKQHKSSKGSHVINYNIINSSDVKIGSRTSYICNINQFSKNKVEEDVKSKTRQMPIEVERLCTCSDEITLDDIFTIKTYIGHGWKDVARKLLYLDGQIEQFEENYKYRGISNLSNISRLETS is encoded by the exons atgtcaATACTTTCGAATTTATCTCGTCGTTTTCACATGTTAACGACCGATGCAAAACCTGATCCACCGCGAATACCGATTAAAGGATATACGCACAATTTAGAATCAATAAACGATGAAACAAAGAAATCCAGTACTGCTACAGAATCTCAATTTAcacgaaataatataacatccGAAAAGAGCGATGCAATACCTGTCACGGGCGTTAATTATCCTACCAAAGAACAACATCTGAATGATACAAAAAGTTCTGTACATGATTCAAAAGAACATGGAAGGCCgaatattaaaacgaaaaaaaaaccaaagcAACATAAATCTT caaAGGGATCACatgtcataaattataatataattaattcgagtGATGTGAAAATTGGTTCGAGAACcagttatatttgtaatattaatcaattttctaagAATAAGGTTGAAGAAGACGTAAAATCGAAAACCCGCCAAATGCCAATAGAAGTAGAACGTTTATGTACTTGCAGTGATGAAATTACTTTAGatgatatatttactattaagACTTATATTGGACATGGTTGGAAAGATGTCGCTAGAAAATTACTATATTTGGATGGTCAAATTGaacaattcgaagaaaattataaatacagagGCATAA GTAAtctatcaaatatttctcgattggAAACAAGCTAA